A single window of Coleofasciculus sp. FACHB-1120 DNA harbors:
- the hslO gene encoding Hsp33 family molecular chaperone HslO, whose protein sequence is MADQLIRATAAEGGIRAVGVITTRLAQEARQRHNLSYVATAALGRTLSSGLLLASSMKREGSRVNIRIKGNGPLGGLLVDAGLDGTVRGYVDNPTVELPPNAKGKLDVGGAIGREGYLYVVRDVGYGYPYSSTVELVSGEIGDDIAHYLVTSEQTPSALAVGVFIEAGTVRASGGLLVQVLPKAASDESLVQLLESRMEALAGFTPLLQAGKTLPEILEQLLGDLGLVILPEVQMLQFHCGCSMSRVLGALKMLGEAELQDMIEKDDGAEATCHFCGEVYQASSDELAALIEDLRAESV, encoded by the coding sequence ATGGCTGATCAGTTAATCCGTGCCACGGCGGCAGAGGGTGGAATTCGAGCTGTTGGGGTCATTACCACACGCCTCGCACAAGAAGCCAGACAGCGTCATAACCTTTCATACGTAGCAACCGCTGCACTGGGACGCACCCTGTCCTCTGGGCTATTACTTGCCTCTAGCATGAAGCGAGAGGGTTCAAGGGTCAACATTCGCATTAAGGGAAATGGTCCACTCGGCGGGCTTCTCGTTGACGCGGGATTGGATGGAACCGTGCGAGGGTATGTAGATAACCCAACCGTGGAACTGCCCCCAAACGCTAAAGGAAAACTAGATGTCGGGGGAGCAATCGGTCGGGAGGGATACCTCTATGTTGTGCGGGATGTAGGATACGGCTACCCGTATTCGAGTACCGTTGAGCTGGTGTCTGGTGAAATTGGGGATGACATTGCCCACTATCTGGTGACTTCCGAACAAACGCCCTCGGCGCTAGCAGTGGGTGTATTCATAGAAGCGGGTACAGTCCGGGCTTCTGGTGGGTTGCTGGTGCAAGTCCTGCCCAAGGCGGCGAGCGACGAGAGCCTCGTGCAGCTTTTGGAATCTCGAATGGAAGCACTGGCGGGATTTACACCGTTGTTACAGGCAGGTAAGACGTTGCCGGAAATTTTGGAACAACTCCTGGGAGATCTGGGTCTGGTCATCCTACCAGAAGTCCAGATGCTGCAATTTCATTGTGGTTGCTCGATGAGCCGCGTCTTGGGTGCTTTGAAGATGCTGGGTGAAGCCGAACTGCAAGACATGATTGAAAAAGATGATGGAGCCGAAGCGACTTGCCATTTTTGTGGAGAGGTTTACCAGGCTAGCAGTGACGAATTAGCGGCGCTGATTGAGGATTTACGTGCAGAGTCTGTTTAG
- a CDS encoding ATP-binding protein: MEEKLKILVVDDDEVDRMAVRRSLKTAGVQMELVEASDCQGAIATLHSDHFDCVFLDYRLPDGDGLSLVQDIRSSGLKIPLVVLTGQGDEQTAVELMKAGASDYISKGKVSPESLSRSLHNAIRVYRAERQASEANQLLKESEERYRFVLEGSNDGIWDWDITTNTVYWNDRCFEISGLAREKFVGNYQALCHLLHPEDRSRIVQAVRDHLEHQVECNVEFKLLHASGHFRYCIARGKAQRDGNGKPFRMSGIISDITERKRALENQRFLAEASAVLSASLDYKTTLENLAQLAVPHLADLCLVDILGADGSIHRLAAAHGNPTQQKLVQEMLQRFPPDPDGEHPASVVLRTGKPKLADEVNDEMLVATTRSPEHLQIVREIGFQSYMVVPLLVRGRTLGAISFVSTQEKHRYDAMDLSLAEELARRAALSVENGKLYREAQAATENLRKAIIILGEQQQQLRTLQQLTNLLNQRLSDLPGLLRVMVQAVCDAIAGAQFCFIMLQNPQCNRLVLTVTAGIGTEKLRLEDGFSSGEGLLSQVFLTGISQLIEGEEAAFLHSTSDTLNPSELPASLYVVAIESAQAGRLGVLAIGNWENSHAFDEEDRYLLAAVGEQAAIAINNARLINALEEREERLALQNEILAQQNKELENLSTQIQLQNLQLMEAARLKSQFLATMSHELRTPMNAVIGFSQLLLRQRQNQLTPQQLDMVDRILSNGKHLLTLINDILDLSKIEAGRLELQPEEFNLPVLVRTTAEELRSLASEKHLELQVEANLQNPQILNDSARMRQILVNLLSNAIKFTDTGSVYIKVQEVSPDQVLLTVQDTGIGIAEENLKHIFEEFRQVDQSLAKRYPGTGLGLAITHSLVQLMHGKISVESHLGQGSTFQVEFPRRVSI, encoded by the coding sequence ATGGAAGAAAAGTTAAAAATACTGGTAGTCGATGATGATGAAGTAGACCGGATGGCGGTTCGCCGGTCGCTCAAAACGGCTGGCGTGCAAATGGAATTAGTCGAAGCCAGTGACTGCCAAGGAGCGATCGCTACTTTACACAGCGACCATTTTGACTGTGTCTTCCTCGACTATCGCCTGCCTGACGGGGATGGACTCTCCCTAGTTCAGGACATCCGCTCGTCTGGTTTAAAAATCCCCTTGGTCGTCTTGACGGGTCAGGGAGACGAGCAAACTGCCGTCGAACTGATGAAAGCCGGAGCATCCGACTATATTTCTAAAGGCAAAGTTTCTCCAGAAAGCCTTTCTCGCAGCCTTCACAATGCGATTCGCGTCTATCGAGCGGAAAGACAGGCATCAGAGGCGAACCAATTACTCAAAGAAAGCGAAGAACGCTATCGATTCGTTCTAGAGGGATCGAATGACGGGATTTGGGACTGGGATATCACCACCAACACCGTTTATTGGAATGACCGCTGTTTTGAAATCAGCGGCTTAGCCCGTGAAAAATTTGTCGGGAATTACCAGGCATTGTGTCACCTTTTGCATCCAGAGGATCGATCCCGCATCGTCCAGGCAGTCCGCGATCACTTGGAGCATCAAGTTGAATGTAATGTGGAATTTAAGCTGTTGCACGCTTCTGGGCATTTTCGTTACTGCATTGCCAGAGGCAAAGCCCAGCGAGATGGGAACGGCAAGCCTTTCCGGATGTCTGGAATTATTAGCGACATTACGGAGCGCAAGCGGGCATTAGAAAACCAGCGATTCCTGGCAGAAGCGAGTGCTGTCCTGTCTGCTTCCCTTGATTACAAAACTACCTTGGAAAATCTGGCTCAACTGGCAGTCCCTCACTTAGCCGATTTATGCCTGGTCGATATTCTGGGAGCAGACGGCTCAATTCATCGGCTGGCGGCGGCGCATGGAAACCCCACTCAACAGAAGTTGGTGCAGGAGATGCTGCAACGGTTTCCCCCCGATCCGGATGGAGAGCATCCCGCAAGCGTTGTATTACGCACGGGCAAACCAAAACTCGCCGATGAAGTTAACGACGAAATGCTCGTAGCTACGACCCGCAGCCCCGAACATCTGCAAATAGTTCGGGAGATAGGCTTTCAGTCTTACATGGTGGTGCCCTTGTTAGTGCGCGGACGGACGCTGGGGGCAATTTCCTTTGTGTCCACTCAAGAGAAACACCGCTACGATGCAATGGACTTGTCTCTGGCAGAGGAACTTGCCCGTCGCGCTGCCTTATCGGTCGAAAATGGAAAATTATACCGGGAGGCGCAAGCGGCGACCGAGAACTTACGCAAGGCGATCATCATTCTGGGCGAACAACAGCAACAACTCCGGACACTCCAGCAGCTGACGAATTTACTAAACCAGCGACTGAGTGACTTACCCGGTTTGTTACGGGTGATGGTTCAAGCTGTTTGCGATGCGATCGCGGGTGCCCAGTTTTGCTTTATCATGCTGCAAAACCCCCAGTGCAATCGCTTGGTCTTGACAGTGACGGCGGGAATCGGTACGGAAAAATTGCGGCTGGAAGATGGTTTTAGTTCGGGGGAAGGATTGCTTTCTCAGGTATTTTTGACCGGGATTTCCCAGCTCATCGAAGGGGAAGAAGCCGCTTTCCTCCACTCGACATCCGACACCTTAAACCCCTCCGAGTTGCCTGCTTCGCTTTATGTGGTGGCGATTGAGTCCGCGCAAGCGGGACGGTTGGGGGTGCTGGCAATTGGTAATTGGGAAAATTCTCATGCGTTTGACGAGGAAGATCGATATCTGCTGGCGGCGGTGGGAGAACAAGCCGCGATCGCAATTAACAATGCGCGTCTGATCAATGCTTTAGAAGAACGAGAGGAACGCTTAGCTTTACAAAACGAAATCCTGGCTCAGCAAAATAAGGAACTCGAAAATCTTTCCACGCAGATTCAACTTCAGAATCTGCAATTGATGGAAGCAGCACGGTTGAAATCGCAGTTTCTCGCTACCATGTCCCACGAACTGCGGACGCCAATGAATGCCGTGATCGGCTTTTCGCAACTGCTGTTGCGCCAACGGCAAAATCAGCTCACTCCCCAGCAATTGGATATGGTGGATCGCATTCTCAGCAATGGGAAACACCTGCTAACGCTGATTAATGACATCCTTGACCTCTCAAAAATTGAAGCTGGAAGATTGGAACTCCAGCCGGAAGAATTTAATCTGCCAGTGCTGGTGAGAACAACCGCAGAAGAATTGCGATCGCTTGCTTCAGAAAAACATTTGGAGCTGCAAGTCGAGGCAAACTTACAAAACCCTCAGATATTGAACGATAGCGCCCGGATGCGGCAGATTTTGGTGAATCTTCTCTCCAATGCGATTAAATTCACCGACACCGGAAGCGTGTACATTAAGGTGCAAGAAGTTTCTCCAGATCAAGTGTTACTTACGGTTCAAGATACCGGAATTGGAATTGCTGAGGAAAACTTAAAGCATATTTTTGAAGAATTTCGGCAAGTCGATCAGTCTCTCGCTAAACGATATCCGGGGACGGGTTTGGGACTTGCTATCACTCACTCATTAGTGCAATTAATGCATGGAAAAATCTCAGTAGAAAGCCATTTAGGTCAAGGATCTACCTTCCAGGTAGAATTTCCCCGCCGGGTAAGTATTTAG
- a CDS encoding DUF928 domain-containing protein: MAVSRKLGTRVAGTVSVILIQFLGLIQIPLNSLLSRLSIDLEFSSTAYADVVPKKPTGSAYEPSDVGVPGGTIGTGTRVRYQPPADVIIPRGGTRGVDESPIECSESQPISVTLLAPTTHTGLTASSRPVFYWYLSGTQSVPIVFTLVDPGVSKPIIEQKIQKPQAGINQLQMSKDLPELVPGREYQWTVTVKCNPNRPSEDQIAQGWIKHVPATPALEKQLAAARSQIRKASIYARSAYWYDTLGVILAAQAKYPKDRVIHQEFLSLLEQIGLTEVKEREQQRLVRQ; this comes from the coding sequence ATGGCCGTTTCCCGTAAATTAGGCACCAGGGTGGCAGGCACTGTATCAGTGATTTTGATCCAGTTTCTCGGTTTAATCCAAATTCCCCTCAATTCTCTATTGAGCCGCCTATCAATTGATTTAGAGTTTAGCTCGACCGCCTACGCAGATGTTGTGCCGAAAAAGCCAACAGGCTCTGCTTACGAGCCGAGTGATGTGGGGGTTCCCGGAGGCACCATCGGAACGGGAACGCGAGTTCGTTATCAGCCACCCGCTGATGTGATTATTCCCAGAGGCGGTACTAGAGGCGTTGATGAATCGCCAATAGAATGCTCTGAGTCCCAGCCTATATCTGTGACTTTGCTGGCTCCTACGACTCACACCGGATTGACGGCATCAAGTCGTCCCGTCTTTTACTGGTACTTGTCGGGCACGCAATCGGTACCGATCGTTTTTACGCTGGTTGATCCAGGAGTATCTAAGCCAATTATTGAGCAAAAAATTCAAAAACCTCAGGCTGGGATTAATCAGCTCCAGATGTCCAAAGACTTGCCAGAACTGGTTCCAGGAAGAGAATATCAATGGACAGTTACTGTGAAGTGCAATCCGAATCGACCTTCTGAAGATCAGATTGCTCAAGGTTGGATTAAGCACGTACCCGCAACACCAGCTCTAGAGAAACAACTGGCAGCTGCGCGATCGCAGATTCGCAAGGCATCAATCTACGCGCGATCAGCATACTGGTATGACACTCTAGGCGTAATTTTAGCCGCCCAGGCTAAGTACCCCAAGGATCGGGTAATCCATCAGGAGTTTCTATCGCTCTTAGAGCAAATTGGACTGACAGAGGTGAAAGAGCGAGAACAGCAACGATTGGTGAGACAGTAG